A genomic region of Dehalococcoidales bacterium contains the following coding sequences:
- a CDS encoding zinc-ribbon domain-containing protein, whose amino-acid sequence MVRVRVDHPATNNLFSVNPSLARQWHPTKNGQLTPRDVTPHSSRRVWWICAKGHEWQATIARRSDRTGCPYCAGHAVCEDNCLATLNPSLARQWHPTRNGQLTPKDVTQYSYKKVWWICSKGHEWQARICNRSRGAGCPYCIGKAVCDDNCLATLNPELAQQWYPPKNGQLTPKDVPPHSSKKVWWLCPNGHVWRASVDRRSRGVGCPYCAGQAVCDDNCLATLNPSLARQWHPTKNGQLTPNDVTANSRKKVWWLCPNGHVWRASVDRRSRGVGCPYCAGQAVCDDNCLATLNPSLARQWHPTKNGQLTPNDVTANSRKKVWWLCPEGHEWQSLITSRNYGSGCPYCTRKPRK is encoded by the coding sequence ATGGTTCGAGTAAGAGTAGACCACCCGGCTACCAATAACTTATTCTCTGTAAACCCTTCTCTAGCCAGACAGTGGCATCCCACCAAGAATGGACAACTCACTCCCAGAGATGTTACCCCGCACTCCAGCAGGAGGGTCTGGTGGATTTGCGCCAAGGGGCATGAATGGCAGGCGACGATCGCTCGCCGAAGCGATAGAACCGGTTGCCCGTACTGTGCGGGACACGCCGTATGCGAAGATAACTGTCTGGCGACATTGAACCCATCTCTAGCCAGGCAGTGGCATCCAACCAGGAATGGTCAACTCACTCCGAAAGATGTTACTCAGTACTCATATAAGAAGGTCTGGTGGATTTGTTCTAAGGGGCACGAATGGCAGGCAAGAATTTGTAACAGAAGCAGGGGAGCCGGCTGCCCTTATTGTATCGGCAAAGCTGTATGCGATGATAACTGCCTGGCCACATTGAACCCAGAGCTGGCCCAGCAGTGGTATCCCCCCAAGAATGGACAACTCACTCCGAAGGATGTGCCCCCCCACTCCAGTAAGAAGGTCTGGTGGCTGTGCCCCAATGGTCATGTGTGGAGGGCTAGTGTTGACCGCAGAAGTCGAGGCGTGGGCTGTCCCTACTGTGCCGGGCAAGCCGTATGCGATGATAACTGTCTGGCTACGCTTAACCCATCTTTAGCCAGACAGTGGCATCCCACTAAGAATGGTCAACTCACTCCGAATGACGTTACCGCAAACTCCAGGAAGAAAGTTTGGTGGCTGTGCCCCAATGGTCATGTGTGGAGGGCTAGTGTTGACCGCAGAAGTCGAGGCGTGGGCTGTCCCTACTGTGCCGGGCAAGCCGTATGCGATGATAACTGTCTGGCTACGCTTAACCCATCTTTAGCCAGACAGTGGCATCCCACTAAGAATGGTCAACTCACTCCGAATGACGTTACCGCAAACTCCAGGAAGAAAGTTTGGTGGCTATGCCCGGAAGGACATGAATGGCAGTCCTTGATTACCAGCAGGAACTATGGATCGGGTTGTCCTTATTGTACCAGAAAACCACGCAAGTAA